In Drosophila bipectinata strain 14024-0381.07 chromosome 2R, DbipHiC1v2, whole genome shotgun sequence, one genomic interval encodes:
- the LOC108118874 gene encoding uncharacterized protein isoform X2, protein MVEQTNRIFTFRDARGDLQLQRRETVPSGVTLLMYANPSDVLETQCLDSGGFSVALPMRCGNPMMPTVTRTRDNECPGTVFSVGYTIEGRSLELYRTCFDAEHGRSLYSQSDVYYKTFFPRRPFVDFVADEMFSPREAAAYLKSNIYFSFRAIYGDGQSYLPNPRALIINRGHLVASADFLFVDQMGSTFRYLNVVPQFKSINDGNWEKIERWVRSQIPPSSFFRVKSGGIGVLTLPDANGSFQQAFLAGSKIPVPEWTYKVVRDASGNGLYVFLTYNNSFYTDRPPVLDICHPVGCPISLPNNPSEGYTFCCNPKSFPF, encoded by the exons ATGGTGGAGCAAACCAATCGCATTTTCACCTTTCGGGATGCCAGGGGAGACCTCCAACTGCAGCGACGGGAAACAGTGCCCTCTGGGGTCACCCTTCTGATGTACGCCAACCCATCCGATGTGCTGGAGACTCAGTGCCTGGACAGTGGCGGGTTCTCCGTTGCCCTGCCTATGCGGTGTGGCAATCCCATGATGCCAACGGTGACCAGGACAAGGGATAACGAATGTCCTGGCACCGTGTTTTCCGTGGGCTACACGATTGAGGGCAGGAGTCTGGAGCTCTATCGCACCTGCTTTGATGCCGAGCACGGAAGGTCCTTGTACTCCCAGAGCGACGTCTACTACAAGACCTTTT TTCCGAGACGGCCATTCGTGGACTTTGTAGCCGATGAGATGTTCAGTCCCCGAGAAGCAGCTGCCTACCTAAAGTCCAACATTTACTTCTCCTTCAGAGCCATCTACGGCGACGGCCAGTCATACCTGCCGAATCCTCGGGCCTTGATCATCAACCGAGGACACCTGGTGGCCTCTGCCGATTTCCTGTTTGTGGACCAAATGGGGAGCACCTTCCGCTACTTGAACGTGGTGCCGCAATTCAAGTCCATCAACGACGGCAACTGGGAGAAGATAGAGCGCTGGGTGCGCAGCCAGATCCCACCGTCCAGCTTCTTTCGGGTGAAGTCCGGCGGCATCGGGGTTTTGACACTACCGGACGCCAATGGATCCTTTCAGCAGGCATTCCTAGCCGGTTCCAAGATACCTGTTCCGGAGTGGACCTACAAAGTGGTCCGAGATGCCAGCGGTAATGGCCTGTACGTGTTCCTCACGTACAACAACTCCTTCTACACAGATAGGCCGCCGGTCCTGGACATCTGCCATCCTGTTGGTTGCCCCATTAGTTTGCCCAACAACCCCTCTGAGGGATACACCTTCTGCTGCAATCCCAAGAGTTTCCCATTCTAA
- the LOC108118874 gene encoding uncharacterized protein isoform X1 has product MGGFHIILIILSLPFAWEVLADCRITQHMVEQTNRIFTFRDARGDLQLQRRETVPSGVTLLMYANPSDVLETQCLDSGGFSVALPMRCGNPMMPTVTRTRDNECPGTVFSVGYTIEGRSLELYRTCFDAEHGRSLYSQSDVYYKTFFPRRPFVDFVADEMFSPREAAAYLKSNIYFSFRAIYGDGQSYLPNPRALIINRGHLVASADFLFVDQMGSTFRYLNVVPQFKSINDGNWEKIERWVRSQIPPSSFFRVKSGGIGVLTLPDANGSFQQAFLAGSKIPVPEWTYKVVRDASGNGLYVFLTYNNSFYTDRPPVLDICHPVGCPISLPNNPSEGYTFCCNPKSFPF; this is encoded by the exons ATGGGTGGCTTCCACATCATTCTCATTATCCTGAGCCTCCCCTTCG CTTGGGAAGTGCTGGCCGATTGTAGGATAACCCAGCACATGGTGGAGCAAACCAATCGCATTTTCACCTTTCGGGATGCCAGGGGAGACCTCCAACTGCAGCGACGGGAAACAGTGCCCTCTGGGGTCACCCTTCTGATGTACGCCAACCCATCCGATGTGCTGGAGACTCAGTGCCTGGACAGTGGCGGGTTCTCCGTTGCCCTGCCTATGCGGTGTGGCAATCCCATGATGCCAACGGTGACCAGGACAAGGGATAACGAATGTCCTGGCACCGTGTTTTCCGTGGGCTACACGATTGAGGGCAGGAGTCTGGAGCTCTATCGCACCTGCTTTGATGCCGAGCACGGAAGGTCCTTGTACTCCCAGAGCGACGTCTACTACAAGACCTTTT TTCCGAGACGGCCATTCGTGGACTTTGTAGCCGATGAGATGTTCAGTCCCCGAGAAGCAGCTGCCTACCTAAAGTCCAACATTTACTTCTCCTTCAGAGCCATCTACGGCGACGGCCAGTCATACCTGCCGAATCCTCGGGCCTTGATCATCAACCGAGGACACCTGGTGGCCTCTGCCGATTTCCTGTTTGTGGACCAAATGGGGAGCACCTTCCGCTACTTGAACGTGGTGCCGCAATTCAAGTCCATCAACGACGGCAACTGGGAGAAGATAGAGCGCTGGGTGCGCAGCCAGATCCCACCGTCCAGCTTCTTTCGGGTGAAGTCCGGCGGCATCGGGGTTTTGACACTACCGGACGCCAATGGATCCTTTCAGCAGGCATTCCTAGCCGGTTCCAAGATACCTGTTCCGGAGTGGACCTACAAAGTGGTCCGAGATGCCAGCGGTAATGGCCTGTACGTGTTCCTCACGTACAACAACTCCTTCTACACAGATAGGCCGCCGGTCCTGGACATCTGCCATCCTGTTGGTTGCCCCATTAGTTTGCCCAACAACCCCTCTGAGGGATACACCTTCTGCTGCAATCCCAAGAGTTTCCCATTCTAA